The DNA region aaaaaaaccctgGACGCCTCCCATATATGCTGTTCCCCCATGACCCGTGTTTCCACAAATCCCAAGGTGCTGCTCATGTGCGTGCGACCTCTATAATGTTTCCCCGTGTATCCGgccagagaaagaaaaaaagacaaaataccaccaccccagtATTGGTATGTTTGCGCCAAGTAAAAATATCAAGAATCAGAAGACAGGAATAAACAGCTCAGCTCAGCGCTACAAGTGCCAGCGAGCCGAGAGAATCAAATAACAATGGCCGATCATGGCCAGAAGAAAGCCTCATACTTCTTGTTGGCATGCTACTGCCATAGCCAAAGCATCGAGGCCGGCTGTGGGTGTGCGTGCAATAGTGGGCCGACCGAGAAGGGGACCGCTGAGGTCCCTCAGGTCCCACACACCCCCGGGAGAAGGTAatggggtgttgttgctgagtgGCACAGCAGTGCTCGACTTGGAACGGCTCGAAGACTTCCCCGACGAAGAACCTCTTCTGTCGCTGGAAGAGAGCGAAGGGCGAGACCCCGAGGACCGAGCCTTGTCCTTGTAGTGAGTCTCGAGATGCTGCTTCATGTTGTCGGCGCGAGTGAACTTCTTGGTGCAGCCAGCAAACGAGCATGGCACGGCCTTCTCAGCCGTGTGAATCTTTGAGTGCCGCGACGCATGACCAGATGTGGTGAAGGTCTTCTCGCAGCCGTGGCTGTCGCGGTAGCGGCAAGGAAAGCGCTTCCCTGGGCGTTCCGTGCTTGTAGTGTGTGCCGTCATGTCTTCCTCGTACGAGACGGCCCGGGCATCGAGAACAGTGGGGCGTTTGGAAGCGGCATAAATTTGA from Podospora pseudoanserina strain CBS 124.78 chromosome 1, whole genome shotgun sequence includes:
- the NRG1 gene encoding transcriptional repressor (COG:S; EggNog:ENOG503P6MW) → MTMHVRDASGRRVSLLNDDDTAAPQHHYPHHQIDPSYAAYYAHGPRSISSSPNTPELLRSDSYDSQMGSEPMSPMTPLNDPRYVGAAVEPYVHQYDDYYSDQIYAASKRPTVLDARAVSYEEDMTAHTTSTERPGKRFPCRYRDSHGCEKTFTTSGHASRHSKIHTAEKAVPCSFAGCTKKFTRADNMKQHLETHYKDKARSSGSRPSLSSSDRRGSSSGKSSSRSKSSTAVPLSNNTPLPSPGGVWDLRDLSGPLLGRPTIARTPTAGLDALAMAVACQQEV